One window of the Esox lucius isolate fEsoLuc1 chromosome 8, fEsoLuc1.pri, whole genome shotgun sequence genome contains the following:
- the c8h19orf25 gene encoding UPF0449 protein C19orf25 homolog has protein sequence MNISMGAKNKKRVVLPNRPDPPTVEQILEDINRAFPNDPVFSVLDGNQDANRGSPDNEVETKYLQSRRYLETNERLQEIKGELVQRREELREAGKQLEIRVAEVKGRAL, from the exons ATGAACATCAGTATGGGTGCTAAAAATAAGAAACGAGTGGTCCTTCCAAATCGACCAGATCCGCCCACTGTGGAGCAGATCCTTGAGGACATAAACCGAGCCTTTCCGAATGATCCAGTATTCAGTGTGTTGGATGGCAACCAAG ATGCCAACAGGGGATCACCCGACAATGAAGTTGAGACAAAGTACCTTCAAAGCCGCAGGTACTTGGAAACGAACGAGAGGCTTCAGGAGATTAAAGGTGAACTTGTTCAGCGGAGGGAGGAACTGCGGGAGGCTGGAAAACAGTTGGAGATCAGGGTGGCTGAGGTCAAAGGGAGAGCCCTCTGA